In Paracoccus aminophilus JCM 7686, a single window of DNA contains:
- the betI gene encoding transcriptional regulator BetI, whose amino-acid sequence MPKLGMQTIRQQQIIAAAIETIHERGIEQSSIRQIGSRAGISPSLITHYFGSRDELYTLVLRHLNRELSRATVRNLRKASTPMERLMAIASAQFDPEQFQPAVASTWFALWAALRGNAEMLRFQTIYHRRLASNIAHCLRPLIPAEDIDFAVNCLSAMIDGLWVGAAQPTGHITTETALPIFQKYVLQLVGQLSRREARTWN is encoded by the coding sequence ATGCCAAAACTTGGAATGCAGACGATACGACAGCAGCAGATCATCGCGGCAGCGATCGAGACGATCCATGAGCGCGGGATCGAGCAAAGCTCGATCCGGCAGATCGGCAGCCGAGCCGGCATCTCGCCGAGCCTGATCACGCATTATTTCGGCAGCAGGGACGAGCTCTACACGCTGGTTCTGCGCCATCTGAACCGCGAGCTGTCCCGCGCGACTGTGCGCAATCTGCGCAAGGCCTCGACCCCGATGGAGCGGCTCATGGCCATCGCCTCGGCGCAGTTCGACCCCGAGCAATTCCAGCCTGCCGTCGCCAGCACATGGTTTGCGCTCTGGGCCGCGCTGCGCGGCAATGCCGAGATGCTGCGCTTCCAGACGATCTATCACCGTCGGCTGGCCAGCAATATCGCGCATTGCCTCCGTCCGCTCATTCCGGCGGAGGATATTGATTTCGCGGTGAACTGCCTGTCGGCCATGATCGATGGTCTCTGGGTCGGGGCCGCGCAACCGACCGGCCATATCACCACAGAGACCGCGCTGCCGATCTTTCAGAAATACGTCTTGCAGCTGGTCGGCCAGCTCTCGCGGCGGGAGGCGAGGACATGGAACTGA
- a CDS encoding amidase translates to MELTEYAAADGVGLARLIAAREVSAREVIEAAIAMIEARNPELNAVIATNFEAALAGCDSLPGGVLSGVPFLLKDANLYSCDMPTTFGSAFFKGDAPRPDSLMVERWRTAGLAILGKTNTPEFAAEFVTEPRAYGVTHNPHRPGMTVGGSSGGAAAAVASGMVPIAHATDLGGSIRIPAACTGVFGFKPTAGLNPVGPYFDAIAGGLNSDHVITRTVRDSAASLDITANGGGSFLNALRNPVRFRIGVADKDPSGRAPGATERAAVHRAAALLAELGHEIVPYEYPGALSTDWFDYLWIFDIVSLVEQRARALGRDPERDELEPLTWHLMGKAAQGGRAAYQSAQTARAAYNRAYLGSLDQLDLILTPSLASAPPAEGTLSYVSFANVDDWNDAGYGFAPYSIPSNISGQPSASCPWFRDEDGLSVGVQLSGKPGADLAVLQTCAQVEEAMS, encoded by the coding sequence ATGGAACTGACGGAATATGCCGCAGCGGATGGCGTCGGTCTGGCGAGGCTGATTGCGGCTCGGGAGGTCTCGGCCCGTGAGGTCATCGAGGCCGCCATTGCCATGATCGAGGCACGCAACCCGGAACTCAATGCGGTGATCGCGACCAATTTCGAGGCGGCTCTGGCAGGTTGCGACAGCCTCCCCGGCGGCGTTCTGAGCGGCGTGCCGTTCCTGCTGAAGGACGCGAACCTTTATTCGTGCGACATGCCCACCACCTTCGGATCGGCTTTCTTCAAGGGGGATGCGCCGCGCCCTGACAGCCTCATGGTTGAGCGCTGGCGGACTGCAGGGTTGGCGATTCTGGGCAAGACGAATACGCCGGAATTCGCGGCGGAATTCGTGACCGAGCCACGCGCCTATGGCGTCACCCACAACCCCCATCGCCCCGGCATGACGGTCGGTGGCAGCAGCGGCGGGGCCGCCGCGGCGGTGGCCTCGGGTATGGTGCCGATCGCCCATGCGACCGATCTCGGCGGGTCGATCCGCATTCCGGCGGCCTGCACCGGCGTCTTCGGCTTCAAGCCGACGGCAGGGCTGAACCCGGTCGGGCCCTATTTCGACGCGATCGCGGGCGGGTTGAATTCCGATCACGTCATCACCCGCACGGTCCGAGACAGCGCGGCCTCGCTCGATATCACAGCGAATGGCGGCGGCTCGTTTCTCAACGCCCTGCGCAACCCGGTGCGATTTCGCATCGGCGTCGCGGACAAAGACCCAAGTGGTCGGGCGCCGGGTGCGACGGAGCGCGCAGCGGTCCATCGCGCGGCCGCGCTGCTGGCAGAGCTTGGCCACGAGATCGTCCCCTATGAATACCCGGGCGCACTCTCGACGGATTGGTTCGACTATCTGTGGATTTTCGACATTGTCTCGCTGGTCGAGCAGCGTGCGCGCGCGCTTGGCCGTGATCCCGAGCGCGACGAATTGGAGCCGCTGACCTGGCATCTGATGGGAAAGGCGGCGCAGGGCGGGCGCGCGGCATATCAATCCGCACAGACCGCGCGCGCCGCCTATAACAGGGCCTATCTGGGCTCGCTGGACCAGCTCGACCTGATCCTGACGCCAAGCCTCGCCAGCGCGCCTCCGGCCGAAGGAACCCTGTCCTATGTCAGTTTCGCCAATGTCGATGACTGGAACGACGCGGGCTACGGCTTTGCGCCCTATTCGATCCCCTCGAATATCTCGGGGCAGCCTTCTGCATCATGTCCGTGGTTTCGCGATGAGGACGGGCTGTCGGTTGGCGTGCAGTTGAGCGGAAAGCCGGGAGCCGATCTCGCCGTGCTGCAAACCTGCGCGCAGGTCGAGGAAGCCATGTCCTAG
- a CDS encoding N-acetylmuramoyl-L-alanine amidase: protein MADTKISVGPSDSLWKIAQSCGIPGGGSNWQALRVERGGKTYNLATDDLPGGLKSGDTVVVPSELGASSCQSEVNGASAALAQAPATASAAGQKAQAASGAQPATEVSATASCSTKVIFVLDPGHGGRAAKASFATAAQLKPYKDAVAAGKMTQAQYDNMFDLGGLSWNNALGAVSNTLEKTMTHRLIPLVRDHMNAMKGTILAAQPSIKSIEVHLTKEDEYVNMTGADRAGVARDKGADFFFCCHFDAAPGTTHVHLDITRVKGVVDEKRSVTLTSIDSKLLGGSYPKSAASSAGSRGPTLLYSGHKDSPPKTVQNARIVGAIISKNLATTLQTAENSPTAVSAQGESARQLANISPFNLGTNDPKKKQIVPIYLEADFINVESGDRLWNTAGYNAEIGASRTRWGIPPEPAGATEKEAWKKANLRREMPALPAGHNMFDKAAQSIALSLLLNMHHRIC from the coding sequence ATGGCTGATACCAAGATTTCCGTTGGACCCAGCGACAGCCTTTGGAAAATCGCCCAGTCCTGCGGCATTCCCGGCGGCGGCTCGAACTGGCAGGCGCTGCGGGTTGAGCGGGGCGGCAAGACCTATAACCTTGCCACCGATGACCTGCCGGGCGGTCTCAAATCCGGCGATACGGTTGTGGTTCCCAGCGAGCTCGGCGCGTCGTCCTGCCAGAGCGAGGTCAATGGCGCGTCAGCCGCCCTCGCGCAGGCCCCGGCCACCGCCTCGGCCGCAGGGCAAAAGGCCCAAGCCGCCTCCGGCGCGCAACCCGCGACCGAGGTCTCGGCAACCGCGTCCTGTTCGACCAAGGTTATCTTCGTGCTGGATCCGGGCCATGGCGGACGCGCGGCCAAGGCGTCCTTCGCCACGGCGGCGCAGCTCAAGCCCTATAAGGACGCGGTTGCGGCGGGCAAGATGACCCAAGCGCAATATGACAATATGTTCGATCTTGGCGGCCTCTCGTGGAACAATGCCCTCGGCGCGGTCAGCAATACGCTTGAAAAGACCATGACCCACCGGCTGATCCCGCTCGTGCGCGATCATATGAATGCGATGAAGGGGACCATCCTCGCGGCCCAACCCAGCATCAAGAGCATCGAGGTTCACCTCACGAAAGAGGATGAATATGTCAATATGACCGGGGCCGACCGCGCTGGCGTTGCTCGTGACAAGGGGGCCGATTTCTTCTTTTGCTGCCATTTCGACGCGGCACCCGGCACCACCCATGTCCATCTCGACATCACCCGCGTCAAAGGCGTGGTCGACGAAAAACGCAGTGTCACCCTCACCTCTATCGACAGCAAGCTTTTGGGCGGCAGCTATCCCAAATCGGCGGCCTCATCAGCCGGGTCGCGGGGGCCGACGCTGCTTTATAGCGGCCACAAGGATTCCCCGCCAAAGACCGTGCAAAATGCGCGGATTGTTGGCGCCATCATCAGCAAGAATCTGGCGACAACCCTGCAAACCGCCGAAAACTCTCCGACCGCCGTCTCCGCGCAAGGTGAGAGCGCGCGCCAGCTCGCCAACATCAGCCCCTTCAATCTGGGCACGAATGATCCCAAGAAAAAGCAGATCGTGCCGATCTATCTGGAGGCCGATTTCATCAATGTCGAATCCGGGGACCGCTTGTGGAACACCGCCGGATATAATGCAGAGATTGGCGCGAGCCGTACGCGCTGGGGCATCCCGCCCGAACCTGCGGGCGCTACTGAGAAAGAGGCTTGGAAAAAGGCCAATTTGCGGCGCGAGATGCCCGCTTTGCCAGCGGGGCACAATATGTTCGACAAGGCTGCTCAATCGATCGCGCTCAGCCTTTTGCTCAACATGCACCACAGGATCTGCTGA
- a CDS encoding DUF4123 domain-containing protein produces MTIEIIEGVEPLDDQRALAVKKTVPDVLREILFDDHPAREPDLDEAQQSQPVQTYAILDGAKVPELPAMLEASGLPHRCLFRGTAYKELKDVAPWIVQLKEDANFCRHLFTSGTAHWQLWDKAPGIYIRSRASLEALWRYVRKFTRIQDESGKWFYFRFYDPACVAIAQPLLLAIDRSIRQPLPHPARLIVTGPNIRRPR; encoded by the coding sequence TTGACCATCGAGATCATCGAAGGGGTCGAGCCGCTCGACGATCAGCGTGCCCTAGCCGTGAAAAAGACCGTGCCGGACGTGCTGCGCGAGATTTTGTTCGATGACCATCCCGCGCGAGAGCCGGACCTCGACGAGGCGCAGCAGAGCCAGCCCGTGCAAACCTATGCGATTCTGGACGGTGCCAAGGTGCCGGAGCTTCCCGCGATGCTCGAGGCGTCCGGGCTCCCCCATCGCTGTCTGTTTCGCGGGACCGCTTACAAAGAGCTGAAAGACGTCGCGCCCTGGATTGTGCAGCTGAAGGAGGACGCCAATTTTTGCCGCCATCTCTTCACCAGCGGGACCGCGCATTGGCAGCTTTGGGATAAGGCGCCGGGCATCTATATCCGCTCGCGCGCCTCGCTGGAGGCGCTTTGGCGGTATGTCCGCAAATTCACGCGGATCCAGGACGAATCCGGAAAATGGTTCTATTTCCGGTTCTACGATCCCGCCTGTGTCGCAATCGCGCAGCCCCTGCTTCTTGCGATCGACCGCTCTATTCGCCAACCCCTGCCCCATCCCGCACGGCTGATTGTCACCGGTCCCAACATCAGGCGTCCTCGGTAA
- a CDS encoding sel1 repeat family protein, protein MIKITLHALALLLFGLGAAAQAQAQALDLPPHQSLETRHICATQPIYKAPAGAPSRELAAGETVVLRDVTFGPDGAAWFSLDYATGKGRERALGYLPINQVRHFCPPGASHPNGAPIQSYLAPPNTCHLVAGYAESLQGLADLRASLPGFAPSASAYRLRAGGYALVLGLLSTGASERALRLSDQLPKGSACVSGADFSEVLVPAGAGFAPADHAGVPDAAALLAEARQASKADGMKQACDLGLGAACTEFAKTIYDAPDGEGRGPAVVTRYALLGCMAEDLEGCKLAINRQDNTLELAREQVLSGHAPARDQVTTELAKQLCDARDPVGCILQARGTAPDRSPTLVEAASNFAANLTACQQGIGWICESLQDGFAAVTSARDDGPTPDERFAVAGIEAGICTQGPLAPNQRSCAPAYYLYRDFLTYGDPKSRGATRIAQASAFLTSGCAAGDPEACATLSKLPAFWPVAERQAAAARAIALCDGQENKDSICESLGAALDPSVAEARPALRARYDAMAQSCRAPEGGSYQDCIQALHLYADLKAPDGLDTVEAMLKEACSPANLKGCGALAQIYGPDNLETQATSIPARNDTDAYLSALRMGCPTGRDAAEDGNTCARLADAVAGSGDPEAALQVRAQACEALISSGTTEDGWACYDAAKLALSQEQRLPEALRWAEFACDGADASVAPYGCKLAGNILSAGLGQPADPARALAAYQRGCFHHRVHTTDGEACLNYGRMLIDTVRRGEEPAEPLAFAHREDGEEPTPPLILSEASRAFDMGCMDKIAQACTANKQLLEDWSTGDLPFDPATCQVRTATGEITSEKPCRSFIFYQAAPDMQEAREQIGLNVYVWPDGDRSVTYLRDGIWRLNEVRTDNPVSDAQSRCWLNPISTRRFCVTMGGN, encoded by the coding sequence ATGATCAAGATCACCCTGCACGCCCTTGCTCTGCTCCTCTTTGGACTGGGAGCCGCTGCGCAAGCCCAGGCTCAGGCACTAGATCTTCCCCCGCATCAATCGCTGGAAACCCGCCATATCTGCGCGACGCAACCGATCTACAAGGCGCCCGCCGGGGCGCCGTCGCGGGAGCTGGCGGCGGGCGAGACGGTGGTCTTGCGCGATGTGACCTTCGGGCCGGATGGCGCGGCATGGTTCAGCTTGGATTATGCGACCGGCAAAGGCCGTGAGCGGGCTTTGGGGTATCTGCCGATCAATCAGGTCCGGCATTTCTGCCCCCCCGGCGCGTCGCACCCCAACGGCGCGCCGATCCAGAGCTACCTTGCGCCGCCCAACACCTGCCATCTCGTCGCGGGCTATGCGGAGAGCCTGCAGGGGCTGGCCGATCTGCGCGCGTCGCTTCCGGGGTTTGCGCCCTCGGCTTCAGCCTATCGGCTGCGCGCGGGCGGCTATGCGCTGGTTTTGGGCCTTCTCAGCACCGGGGCGAGCGAGCGGGCCCTTCGCCTCTCGGACCAGTTGCCGAAAGGGAGCGCCTGTGTTTCGGGGGCCGATTTCAGCGAGGTGCTGGTGCCTGCGGGCGCGGGCTTTGCCCCGGCAGATCACGCGGGCGTGCCGGATGCTGCCGCCTTGCTGGCCGAAGCCCGACAGGCAAGCAAGGCCGACGGGATGAAACAGGCCTGCGATCTGGGCCTCGGCGCGGCCTGCACGGAATTTGCCAAGACGATCTATGACGCGCCGGACGGGGAGGGTCGCGGACCGGCGGTGGTCACCCGCTATGCCCTTCTGGGTTGCATGGCCGAGGATCTCGAGGGCTGCAAACTCGCGATCAACCGGCAGGACAATACGCTCGAACTGGCGCGGGAGCAGGTGCTTTCCGGCCATGCACCGGCACGCGATCAGGTGACGACCGAGCTTGCCAAACAGCTCTGCGATGCGCGGGATCCGGTCGGCTGCATCCTGCAGGCGCGAGGCACCGCACCGGATCGCAGCCCCACGCTGGTCGAGGCCGCCTCGAATTTTGCCGCCAACCTGACCGCCTGTCAGCAAGGCATCGGCTGGATCTGCGAGAGCTTGCAAGACGGGTTCGCCGCTGTCACCTCGGCGCGGGACGACGGCCCAACACCGGATGAGCGCTTTGCTGTGGCCGGGATCGAGGCCGGGATCTGCACCCAAGGTCCGCTCGCCCCCAATCAGCGCAGCTGCGCGCCCGCCTATTACCTTTACCGCGATTTCCTGACCTACGGCGACCCAAAGTCTCGGGGGGCAACGCGCATCGCGCAGGCGAGCGCGTTTCTGACCAGCGGTTGTGCGGCGGGCGATCCGGAAGCTTGCGCCACCCTGTCCAAACTGCCAGCGTTTTGGCCCGTCGCCGAGCGGCAGGCCGCAGCCGCCCGCGCCATTGCGCTTTGTGACGGACAAGAGAACAAGGACAGCATCTGCGAAAGCCTTGGCGCGGCGCTTGATCCGTCTGTGGCCGAGGCGCGTCCGGCCCTGCGCGCAAGATATGACGCGATGGCGCAATCCTGTCGAGCGCCCGAGGGCGGCTCTTATCAGGATTGCATTCAGGCCCTGCATCTCTATGCCGATCTCAAGGCACCGGATGGTCTGGACACGGTCGAGGCCATGCTGAAAGAGGCCTGCTCCCCTGCCAATCTCAAGGGCTGCGGGGCGCTGGCTCAGATCTATGGCCCAGACAATCTGGAAACCCAAGCCACATCCATTCCCGCCCGCAACGACACTGATGCCTATCTCTCCGCGCTCCGCATGGGATGCCCCACCGGGCGCGACGCGGCGGAGGACGGCAATACCTGCGCCCGGCTTGCGGATGCGGTGGCAGGCTCGGGAGACCCTGAAGCGGCGCTTCAAGTCCGGGCTCAGGCCTGCGAGGCGCTGATCTCGAGCGGGACCACCGAGGACGGATGGGCCTGCTATGATGCGGCGAAACTGGCGCTCTCCCAAGAGCAGCGCTTGCCCGAGGCCCTGCGTTGGGCGGAGTTCGCCTGCGACGGGGCAGATGCTTCGGTCGCCCCCTACGGCTGCAAGCTCGCCGGAAATATCCTCTCCGCCGGATTGGGTCAGCCCGCCGATCCTGCCCGCGCGCTCGCCGCCTATCAGCGCGGCTGCTTCCATCACCGCGTCCACACGACCGATGGCGAAGCCTGTCTGAATTATGGCCGGATGCTGATCGACACCGTCCGACGCGGCGAGGAACCCGCCGAGCCTCTGGCCTTCGCCCATCGCGAAGATGGCGAGGAGCCGACCCCGCCGCTGATCCTCTCCGAAGCCTCGCGTGCCTTTGACATGGGCTGCATGGACAAGATCGCGCAAGCCTGCACGGCGAATAAACAGCTCTTGGAGGACTGGAGCACCGGCGATCTGCCCTTTGACCCTGCAACCTGTCAGGTCCGCACCGCGACCGGAGAGATCACCTCCGAGAAACCCTGCCGCAGCTTCATCTTCTATCAGGCCGCGCCGGACATGCAGGAGGCGCGCGAGCAGATCGGGCTCAATGTCTATGTCTGGCCGGACGGCGATCGCAGCGTGACCTACCTCCGGGACGGAATCTGGCGGCTGAACGAGGTCAGGACGGATAATCCGGTTAGCGACGCGCAGAGCCGCTGCTGGCTGAACCCGATCTCGACCCGCCGTTTCTGCGTCACGATGGGCGGAAACTGA
- a CDS encoding GSCFA domain-containing protein: MTVRIPQSQAFRCTRENGASKWPERGSEVRRGDIILPKLRPSFKIKPDQPVFTIGSCFARNIESALKNRGYSVPAFEYRLPKEELYGVTQQQSGFLNKYTPQSMLQEIAFAFGDTDGSEYLIEVQGGWIDGQCHSNKPVSLERALARRQEVRDLYRTAIKDAGLVIITFGLIEAWWDRANQNYLNATPYPSMISAHQERFDFEILDPIDAINCATKTVELIREHGGADTNIMVTVSPIPLQRTFAPDDVLTANCYSKSVLRVAAEAVVNKFDRADYYPSYESISVSDPDATWEDDMVHVKLGAVKENVERMIDIYSA; this comes from the coding sequence ATGACCGTAAGGATTCCGCAATCTCAGGCATTTCGCTGCACTCGGGAAAACGGGGCGTCGAAATGGCCGGAACGCGGCAGCGAGGTCCGTCGCGGCGACATCATTCTCCCGAAGCTTCGTCCGAGCTTCAAGATCAAGCCCGACCAGCCGGTGTTCACCATCGGGTCCTGCTTTGCGCGAAACATCGAAAGCGCGCTGAAAAACCGTGGCTATTCGGTTCCGGCCTTCGAATACCGCCTTCCGAAGGAAGAGCTCTACGGCGTCACCCAGCAGCAATCGGGTTTTCTGAACAAATACACGCCGCAATCCATGTTGCAGGAAATTGCCTTTGCCTTTGGGGATACCGACGGCTCGGAATATCTGATCGAGGTTCAAGGCGGGTGGATCGACGGCCAATGTCACTCGAACAAGCCGGTGTCGCTGGAGCGCGCATTGGCGCGGCGGCAAGAGGTGCGCGATCTCTACCGGACCGCGATCAAGGACGCCGGACTTGTGATCATCACATTCGGCTTGATCGAGGCATGGTGGGACCGCGCGAACCAGAATTACCTCAACGCCACGCCCTATCCGTCGATGATCAGTGCCCATCAGGAGCGGTTTGATTTCGAGATCCTCGATCCGATCGACGCGATCAATTGCGCAACGAAAACCGTCGAGCTGATCCGCGAACATGGCGGCGCGGACACCAATATCATGGTGACCGTCTCTCCCATTCCGCTTCAGCGCACCTTTGCCCCCGATGACGTGCTGACGGCAAATTGCTATTCGAAATCCGTGCTGCGCGTTGCGGCCGAAGCGGTGGTCAATAAATTCGACCGTGCGGACTATTACCCAAGCTACGAAAGCATCTCCGTCTCGGATCCCGACGCCACTTGGGAAGATGACATGGTCCATGTCAAACTCGGGGCCGTGAAGGAAAACGTCGAGCGCATGATCGACATCTATTCGGCTTAG